GCGGGCTGGCCCGGATACGGGCTGAGGATGACGTAGCGGTCGCCGCCGCCGTACCGGGACTGCACGGTGTGGCGGAGGACCGACACCTGGTCGGCGGGAAGCGAGGGGAGGTAGGTGATCCACACCGCCCCGTGCTCCAGGGAGTGGACCGCGTTCTCGTCGCGGACCGGCTGGGTGTAGACGCCGCAGTTCAGCCACCGGGGGTCGTGCGCACCTCCGGCGGGCGGGGTGCGGTCGTACCGGACGGTGCCCTGGACGTGGCTCCGCACGGTCTCCGGGAAGGTCACCGTGCCCGCCGGGCGGGGGGCGTCGGGATTTGCGGAGTCGCGACCGCCGGTGACCACCGCGTAGACGGCGACCAGCGCGCCGACGGCGAGGGTCACCCAGAGGCCACGGGTGCGCAGCGACGGCCGGGTCGCGGGGCCGTCCTCGGTGGTGGTGGGCGCCATGTGGGCGCGAGCGTAGCGCGGTGCACGGCGATGACGGCGTGGGCGAGTAGGCTAGCCGCTGCATTCCCATGACCAGCAAGCCCGCGGTCCCCCGGCGGCTGACGATGCCGCGACGCGCCCTGCTCGCCGCCGCCGTCCTGGTGGTGCTCGCCGCCGGCACCGGCGCCGGCGTCGCCGCGCTCCACCGCGCGCCCACCGGCCGGATCGAGCTGATCGCCACCCGTGCCGACGGCGGACCCGCCGCCCTCGCGGGGATCGAGCTCTCGGGCCCGGACGGCTCGGCCCGGCTCGACACCCCCGCGCGCGCGGTCGCCCCCGCGCCCCAGCCCACCGACCTCGGCGGCTTCGACGTGCCCGCCGGCCTCTACCGCCAGGTGACCGCGCGCCTCGACGGCCGCACCCTCTCGGCACCGCTGACGATGCGGGTCACCGGCGACCGGCTCACCCCGGTGCTGGTCGCGCTGGGTCGCGGCGGGCTCACCGCCTACGCCGGCAACGACGGGGTGAACCTCGGCCTGCTGGTCAGCGGCGGCCAGGTGCGGCCGGTGCCGCCGACCACGTTCACCGACCAGGCGGGACGCCCAGTCACCCTCGGCGGCCTGCCCACCGTGGTGGCGGCCTTCGCGACCCACTGCCACGAGACCTGCCCGCTCTTCACCGCGGTGCTCGGCGACCTGCAGCGCACCCTGAGGGCCCGGGGCTGGGAGGGCCGGGTGCGGATCACCGAGGTGACCATGGATCCGGGCCGCGACACCCCCGCCACCCTTGCCGAGTACGCCCGGCGCACCGGGGCCGGGTGGCCCCTGCTCACCGCACCGGCGGCGCCGCTGCGGGTGTTCTGGTCGGCGCTCCACGCCTCGTACCACGAGGTGCCGTACCCGGGGCCTCCCCCCAGCGACTGGCTGACCGGCCGGCCCGAGACCTACGACGTCAGCCACGACTCGCTCGCCGCCGTCCTCGACGCCCAGGGGGTGCCGCGCTTCATCCTCCCCGGCGAGCCCCACCTCGGCCACGCCCTCCCCGAGGCGCTCGCCCGGATGCTCTCCCCCGAGGCGGAGGGGCACGCCCACACCGGCTCCTGGGCGGTCACCGACCTGCTCGACCGGGTCGACGTCCTCCTCGGCGAGCCCGGCGAGCAGGACCGGCGGCCGGAGAGCGCGGTGCGGGTCGGGGCCGCCGCCCCGGGGTTCATCCTGACCGCGCTCGACGGGCGCCGGGTGGTGCTCGCCGAACAGGTGGGACGCCCGGTGGTGCTGAACTTCTGGGCCAGCTGGTGCGGGCCGTGCCGGCGCGAGCTGCCCCTGCTCGCCCGCGCCGCCGCCTCCCACCCCGACCTGGTGGTGCTCGCCCTCGACCAGGGGGAGGACGCCGCGACGGTGCGCGCCTTCGCCGCGGACGTGCCCGGCGTCACCGCGGTGGCGG
Above is a window of Candidatus Dormiibacterota bacterium DNA encoding:
- a CDS encoding DUF3105 domain-containing protein, whose protein sequence is MAPTTTEDGPATRPSLRTRGLWVTLAVGALVAVYAVVTGGRDSANPDAPRPAGTVTFPETVRSHVQGTVRYDRTPPAGGAHDPRWLNCGVYTQPVRDENAVHSLEHGAVWITYLPSLPADQVSVLRHTVQSRYGGGDRYVILSPYPGQPAPVIATAWGNQLALQSATDPRVAGFIEHFREGPQTLEHGAPCAGGIGAPAG
- a CDS encoding redoxin domain-containing protein; this encodes MTSKPAVPRRLTMPRRALLAAAVLVVLAAGTGAGVAALHRAPTGRIELIATRADGGPAALAGIELSGPDGSARLDTPARAVAPAPQPTDLGGFDVPAGLYRQVTARLDGRTLSAPLTMRVTGDRLTPVLVALGRGGLTAYAGNDGVNLGLLVSGGQVRPVPPTTFTDQAGRPVTLGGLPTVVAAFATHCHETCPLFTAVLGDLQRTLRARGWEGRVRITEVTMDPGRDTPATLAEYARRTGAGWPLLTAPAAPLRVFWSALHASYHEVPYPGPPPSDWLTGRPETYDVSHDSLAAVLDAQGVPRFILPGEPHLGHALPEALARMLSPEAEGHAHTGSWAVTDLLDRVDVLLGEPGEQDRRPESAVRVGAAAPGFILTALDGRRVVLAEQVGRPVVLNFWASWCGPCRRELPLLARAAASHPDLVVLALDQGEDAATVRAFAADVPGVTAVAVLDPERRAGAGYAVGGLPVSVAIDAGGTVRAVHVGEIDAAALDRLLAQIGA